From the genome of Gimesia chilikensis:
ATCCAGTTCTACGACAAACCCGCGTTCTTCCAGAGCCTGCTTCAATTGCTCCATCCGCCCCTGCAGGGAAGGTGCATCCACATGTTTTCCATACTGCTGCACCAGTGCTGTCTGAATACGGGAAGCCAGGCGGCAGCGTAATTCTTCATTCTCGATCCCCTTGAGCTCATCCCAGAGGATGTTGGCCAGCTCAGCGTAGTTATCGCCCAACAGCCGCATGCCCAGACTGGTCACGGAATAGGTGTAATGGGGACGTCCTCGTCCCTCTTTCACCTGGGTGCGTGCAATCAGGTCTAATCCCTGTAAACGCACAAGCCGTTGACGGACTGCCGTTGCCGTCACGCCTTCCTGATCACAAATCTCTTGAATAGTGGCAGACTTGAGACGATTAAGCCCCAGCAGAAAGCTACGATCATTTTCATCAATTGAAACGCGCATTGGTCGTGCTCTCTTAAAGTGATAAGGGGTAACAGTTTCGAGAAAACTTATCAGGCTCGCCTACTTCGGATTATGCCGGAGGGTCAGCACCTGTTTAATTCGTTCTTTATAACAGCATCCTAGGCAGATTTATTATTTTTGACAACCAATATTGTCAAAATTGATCAATTGAGATCCAGTTTCAAAATCACCCGGGAATTCGCGCGTTTTTCCAGAATCGTCTTGGAACGTAAATCTATATTTGATAGTATCATACAACAATCAGGGTCGCCTGATTCGGAGTAGCGCTTTTCAGGACCACTCAAACCTGGTCCTATCATCAGACCCACTTTACTACCATCCTGAACTCATTTTCTCAAGAAATGCTGTAACACACCCCAGACTCTGTCGCTGGGAACTGTACCTGGAGACAGACAACGGATGAAATCGGAGTCAACCGCCGACCAATGTTACCTGCAAATGGGAACCGACTGAAAATGAAATACCAAAGGCTACCTGCCCCCGTTATCTTGCGCCCCCTGTTAATGACAGCTTTAATCCTGATCTTCTGTGGAGGGTTAGCCTCCCCAAGCCAGGCACAGGAGGACTCCCCCGCCGAGCAGCCAGCCAAAGCGGAACAGCAAACCGAATCGCTGGAAACCGCTTTGGAAAAAGCTGAAGCCGAGGAAGACAAACCTGCCACAGGTGGGTTTGCTTTGGTTGAACAAAAGGTGGATGAGCTATTCGGAAAGTTCAACGGTATTCTGGCGAAAATCATTTTTTATCCTGTCCCCATCACACCGACGCAAATCGAAAAGGGAACGGGAGTCCCGCTGGCAGTACTCTGGCTGGTGATCGGTGCCACATATTTCACATTACGAATGAACTTCATTAATATCCGCGCATTCAAGCACGCAATCCTGCTGGTCCTGGGGAAATATGATAACCCTGAAGACGAAGGCGAAGTCACTCACTTCCAGGCTTTAACCGCCGCCCTGTCTGCCACCGTGGGCCTGGGAAATATAGCCGGGGTGGCAGTGGCGATCAGTACGGGTGGCCCTGGTGCCATGTTCTGGATGATGCTCGCCGGCCTACTCGGCATGACTTCGAAATTCGCAGAATGTACTCTCGCCCAGATCTATCGACGCATCAATCCTGACGGTCGCGTGATGGGGGGGCCGATGTGCTACCTGTCTACCGGATTAACTCAACAGTTCCCCGGAAATGCCTTTTTAAAAGGCCTCGGAGGTTTCCTGTCCATCCTGTTTGCCGTCATGTGTATCGGCGGCTCACTGGCAGGGGGAAATGCCTTTCAGGTGAAACTATCTCTGGGTGCTGTAGCAGAGACCTTTCCCTTACTCAAAGAAAACAGCTGGGTGTACGGCCTGTTAATGGCGATCTTTGTCGGGATTGTGATTATCGGCGGCATTCGCAGCATTGCCCGAACCACGGAAAAAATCGTCCCTTTCATGTGCGGTATTTATGTGCTGGCTGGAATGGCGATCATTATCCTGAATATCCAGAAAGTTCCGGCGTCGTTTATGGCCATCATCGAAGGTGCCTTTAACCCGGATGCACTGTATGGCGGAATCATGGGCGTGCTGATCATCGGATTCCAGCGTGCGGCTTTCTCCAACGAGGCTGGCGTCGGGTCGGCAGCGATTGCTCACTCAGCCGCCAAAACCGAATATCCCGTCCGCGAGGGAATCGTAGCCTCTCTGGGCCCCTTCATCGACACCATCGTAATCTGCACAATGACCGCACTGGTTATTATCATCACAGGTGCTTATAACGATCCGCAATATGCAGACCTGATCGCGTCCAATGAAGGTGCTGCCCTGACAGCAGAAGCAATGGACTCACAGATCCCGTATTTTAAATATGTGCTCTCTGTCTCAGTGATTCTCTTTGCCTACTCAACAATGATCTCCTGGTCTTACTATGGAGAGCGATGCTGGGCGTTTCTGTTCGGCGACAGCCAGAAAGTATCCATGGCTTATCGAATTCTGTTCCTGGTATTCGTAGTCCTGGGTTCCATTGTCTCCGCGACCAACGTACTTGACTTCGGCGACCTGATGATCCTGGGCATGGCCTTTCCTAACATCCTGGGTGTGCTGCTGCTCTCTAACAGGGTCAAACAGGAACTGGATAAATACTGGAGCCGTTACAAGACTGGGGAATTCGATGAGCAGGCCAGTAATTGACCTGTCGTAAATCTCTAACAGTGCTGTTGCCCCTGACGTCGATTACATATAATTAAAACGGTCGTTTGTCTTCACTCTCTCCCATTCAG
Proteins encoded in this window:
- a CDS encoding helix-turn-helix transcriptional regulator; this encodes MRVSIDENDRSFLLGLNRLKSATIQEICDQEGVTATAVRQRLVRLQGLDLIARTQVKEGRGRPHYTYSVTSLGMRLLGDNYAELANILWDELKGIENEELRCRLASRIQTALVQQYGKHVDAPSLQGRMEQLKQALEERGFVVELDHTGPLPILREHNCPYHDIASADASICELEQRVFERVLGTKMHLSECCLDGHHCCEFEAQTS
- a CDS encoding alanine/glycine:cation symporter family protein; the protein is MTALILIFCGGLASPSQAQEDSPAEQPAKAEQQTESLETALEKAEAEEDKPATGGFALVEQKVDELFGKFNGILAKIIFYPVPITPTQIEKGTGVPLAVLWLVIGATYFTLRMNFINIRAFKHAILLVLGKYDNPEDEGEVTHFQALTAALSATVGLGNIAGVAVAISTGGPGAMFWMMLAGLLGMTSKFAECTLAQIYRRINPDGRVMGGPMCYLSTGLTQQFPGNAFLKGLGGFLSILFAVMCIGGSLAGGNAFQVKLSLGAVAETFPLLKENSWVYGLLMAIFVGIVIIGGIRSIARTTEKIVPFMCGIYVLAGMAIIILNIQKVPASFMAIIEGAFNPDALYGGIMGVLIIGFQRAAFSNEAGVGSAAIAHSAAKTEYPVREGIVASLGPFIDTIVICTMTALVIIITGAYNDPQYADLIASNEGAALTAEAMDSQIPYFKYVLSVSVILFAYSTMISWSYYGERCWAFLFGDSQKVSMAYRILFLVFVVLGSIVSATNVLDFGDLMILGMAFPNILGVLLLSNRVKQELDKYWSRYKTGEFDEQASN